The Sphingomonas alpina genome has a segment encoding these proteins:
- a CDS encoding sensor histidine kinase → MLDSSLPPVRGLLDPAGRLIEADQRLHELNTRAGGGLGQPIAIPQVATLARLAQRLGILISRGVVAGDGDGDVDLWVRANPDAQGVRLEITGWRMRSAWRSGTPDGEREGDFLRSGADWLWETDAALRVSFLSITVGAKYGFDAGEMLGQPLTRLFLLGEDREGAFPILGGLAMRQRFDDQRATVRPTGQAVRLAATPRTDSQGAFAGFIGAAHMIDPDPAPVAPFPENEGVSGAFAARLDAALRSPLGRIIANADSINAQSEGPLRQDYADYAADIASAGRHLMGLVDDLVDLQAIERPGFKVAAEPIDLADVSRRAAGLLGVRASGAKVRIDKPAPDDMLPATGEFRRALQILVNLIGNAVRYSPVDGMVWIRTEREGDIAAVIVADQGKGIAIEDQKRIFEKFERVDPHEAGGSGLGLYIARRLARAMGGDITVDSAPGQGARFVFTLPYRE, encoded by the coding sequence ATGCTCGATTCAAGCCTGCCGCCGGTGCGCGGTCTGCTCGATCCCGCCGGCCGGCTGATCGAGGCCGATCAGCGGTTGCACGAACTCAACACCCGGGCCGGTGGCGGCCTCGGCCAGCCAATCGCGATCCCGCAGGTCGCGACCCTCGCGCGGCTCGCTCAGCGGCTCGGTATCCTGATCTCGCGTGGCGTGGTCGCGGGCGATGGGGATGGCGACGTCGATCTGTGGGTTCGCGCCAATCCCGATGCTCAGGGTGTTCGTCTGGAGATCACTGGCTGGCGCATGCGCTCGGCCTGGCGCTCCGGCACGCCCGATGGCGAGCGCGAGGGCGATTTCCTGCGCAGCGGCGCTGACTGGCTGTGGGAGACCGATGCAGCGCTCAGGGTCAGTTTCCTGTCGATCACCGTGGGCGCGAAATACGGCTTCGATGCAGGCGAGATGCTCGGCCAGCCGCTGACGCGCCTGTTCCTGCTGGGGGAGGACCGCGAAGGCGCGTTTCCGATCCTTGGCGGGCTGGCGATGCGGCAGCGCTTTGACGATCAGCGCGCGACCGTTCGCCCCACCGGGCAGGCGGTGCGACTGGCTGCAACGCCGCGCACCGACAGCCAGGGCGCGTTTGCCGGCTTTATCGGCGCCGCGCACATGATCGATCCCGATCCGGCGCCGGTTGCGCCCTTTCCGGAAAATGAAGGCGTGTCGGGCGCCTTTGCCGCGCGGCTCGATGCGGCGCTGCGTTCGCCGTTGGGGCGGATCATCGCCAATGCCGACAGCATCAATGCGCAATCGGAGGGGCCGTTGCGTCAGGACTATGCCGATTATGCCGCCGATATCGCCAGTGCCGGCCGGCACCTGATGGGGCTGGTCGACGATCTGGTCGATCTGCAGGCGATCGAGCGGCCCGGCTTCAAGGTCGCGGCTGAACCGATCGATCTCGCGGACGTGTCGCGTCGCGCGGCGGGCCTGCTCGGTGTCCGCGCGAGCGGCGCCAAAGTGCGGATCGACAAGCCTGCGCCTGACGACATGCTCCCCGCGACTGGCGAATTCCGCCGCGCGCTTCAGATATTGGTCAATTTGATCGGCAACGCCGTGCGCTATTCTCCGGTCGACGGCATGGTGTGGATCCGCACCGAACGCGAGGGCGATATCGCCGCAGTGATCGTCGCCGATCAGGGCAAGGGCATCGCGATCGAGGACCAGAAGCGCATTTTCGAAAAATTCGAACGCGTCGACCCGCACGAAGCGGGCGGCAGCGGCCTTGGTCTTTATATCGCGCGCCGCCTGGCGCGAGCGATGGGCGGCGACATCACTGTCGACAGTGCGCCGGGGCAGGGCGCGCGGTTCGTCTTTACCTTGCCGTATCGCGAGTAA
- a CDS encoding ribonuclease J: protein MNVNLYGCQGKWLMVDCGITFADPAYPGIDVILPDLQFIEERLDDLVGIVLTHGHEDHIGALPYLAEDLGVPLYATAFTAGLIRGKLEEEGNADRVKLHVKRPGEPFDLGPFGVQFVPMSHSIPEASALLIDTPYGRIFHTGDWKLDAAPVLGNPATTEQLAAIGDAGILALVCDSTNVFNPEASGSESDVLLGLMDTIGKAKGRVLVTSFASNAARLHTLGEVARETGRALCVQGRSLDRILKVARATGYLKNFPETIDADAAMRLPRNKVLVVATGGQGEERAALGRVANGQHPISLDAGDTVVFSSKQIPGNEVAIGRIQNQLAAKGVVMITDRQAHVHVSGHPGRPELAQMYRWMKPDVLMPVHGEMRHLMEQARFGLSEGVPQALVQTNGDIVRLAPGDPQKIGHAAVGRLVLDGDVILPGDGATINERRKLSLFGQISVAVAIGKNGALLGQPQVQLQGIPVEEDRDPFVAEAIDAVVEAVRSGGRDRSKLREGVRLSVRRVATRWTGKKPIVDVLLIEA, encoded by the coding sequence GCCCGACCTGCAATTCATCGAAGAACGCCTCGACGATCTGGTCGGCATCGTGCTGACTCACGGCCATGAAGACCATATCGGCGCGCTGCCCTATCTCGCTGAGGATCTCGGCGTGCCGCTTTATGCGACGGCGTTCACCGCCGGCCTGATCCGCGGCAAGCTCGAAGAGGAAGGCAATGCCGACCGCGTGAAACTTCACGTGAAGCGGCCCGGTGAGCCCTTTGATCTCGGCCCGTTCGGTGTCCAGTTCGTGCCCATGTCGCATTCGATTCCCGAAGCGAGCGCGCTGCTGATCGACACGCCTTATGGCCGCATATTCCATACCGGCGACTGGAAACTCGACGCGGCGCCGGTGCTCGGCAATCCGGCGACGACGGAACAGCTCGCGGCCATCGGCGATGCCGGCATTCTCGCCTTGGTGTGCGATTCGACCAATGTCTTCAATCCGGAAGCCTCCGGCTCGGAAAGCGATGTCCTGCTCGGCTTGATGGACACGATCGGCAAGGCCAAGGGCAGGGTGCTCGTCACCTCCTTCGCCTCCAACGCCGCCCGCCTCCACACGCTGGGTGAGGTCGCGCGTGAAACCGGCCGCGCGCTGTGCGTTCAGGGCCGCTCGCTCGATCGCATTCTGAAGGTCGCCCGTGCGACCGGCTATCTGAAGAATTTCCCCGAAACGATCGACGCCGATGCCGCGATGCGCCTGCCGCGCAACAAGGTGCTGGTCGTTGCCACGGGCGGCCAGGGTGAGGAGCGCGCTGCGCTTGGGCGCGTCGCCAATGGCCAGCATCCGATCAGCCTCGACGCCGGCGATACCGTCGTCTTCTCGTCGAAGCAGATCCCCGGCAATGAAGTCGCGATCGGTCGCATCCAGAACCAGCTTGCGGCGAAGGGCGTGGTGATGATCACTGACCGCCAGGCGCATGTCCATGTCTCCGGTCACCCCGGTCGCCCCGAACTGGCGCAAATGTATCGCTGGATGAAGCCCGATGTGCTGATGCCGGTACATGGCGAAATGCGCCATCTGATGGAGCAGGCGCGCTTCGGCCTGTCCGAAGGCGTGCCGCAGGCACTGGTGCAGACCAATGGTGATATCGTGCGGCTGGCACCGGGCGATCCGCAAAAGATCGGCCATGCCGCGGTCGGCCGCCTCGTACTCGATGGCGATGTGATCCTGCCGGGCGACGGGGCGACGATCAACGAGCGGCGCAAGCTGTCATTGTTCGGCCAGATATCGGTCGCGGTCGCGATCGGCAAGAATGGCGCACTGCTCGGCCAGCCGCAGGTCCAGCTTCAGGGCATTCCGGTCGAGGAAGACCGCGACCCGTTCGTTGCCGAGGCCATCGACGCCGTGGTCGAGGCAGTCCGCTCGGGCGGCCGTGATCGATCCAAACTGCGCGAGGGCGTCAGGCTCTCTGTCCGCCGTGTCGCGACGCGCTGGACCGGCAAGAAGCCGATCGTCGACGTGCTGCTGATCGAAGCCTGA
- a CDS encoding citrate synthase, which translates to MSDTAKLSVGGKDLDYAVMPGTVGPDVIDIRKLYAQTGKFTYDPGFTSTASCDSAITYIDGDEGVLLHRGYTIGELSRQSSFMEVSYLLLNGELPTKDELDNFSYTISRHTMVHEQLATFYRGFRRDAHPMAVMCGVVGALSAFYHDSADITDPRQRMIASHRLIAKMPTIAAMAYKYTVGQPFLYPDNSLSYTGNFLRMTFGVPAEEYVVNPVVERALDRIFILHADHEQNASTSTVRLAGSSGANPFACIAAGIACLWGPAHGGANEAALNMLREIGTVDRIPEYIARAKDKNDPFRLMGFGHRVYKNYDPRATVMQETVREVLGELGVTDPVFDVALKLEEMALNDPYFIEKKLFPNVDFYSGVILSAIGFPTTMFTALFALARTVGWVAQWNEMIADPEQKIGRPRQLYTGPTQRDYVTVDKR; encoded by the coding sequence ATGAGCGACACCGCAAAGCTGAGCGTTGGCGGCAAGGATCTGGACTATGCCGTGATGCCGGGCACAGTCGGCCCCGATGTCATCGACATCCGCAAACTCTATGCCCAGACCGGCAAGTTCACTTACGACCCGGGCTTCACCTCGACCGCCAGCTGCGATTCCGCGATTACCTATATCGACGGTGATGAAGGCGTGCTGTTGCATCGCGGCTATACGATCGGCGAATTGTCCCGGCAGTCGAGCTTCATGGAAGTGTCGTACCTGCTGCTCAACGGCGAATTGCCGACCAAGGACGAGCTCGACAATTTCAGCTACACGATCAGCCGCCACACCATGGTGCACGAGCAACTCGCGACCTTCTATCGCGGCTTCCGCCGTGACGCGCATCCGATGGCGGTGATGTGCGGCGTGGTCGGCGCTCTCTCGGCCTTTTATCATGATTCCGCCGACATCACCGATCCGCGCCAGCGGATGATCGCCAGCCACCGGCTGATCGCTAAGATGCCGACGATTGCCGCGATGGCGTATAAATATACTGTCGGGCAGCCTTTCCTCTATCCCGACAACTCATTGTCCTACACCGGCAATTTCCTGCGTATGACGTTCGGCGTGCCGGCTGAGGAATATGTCGTCAATCCAGTGGTCGAGCGCGCGCTCGACCGGATCTTCATCCTCCATGCCGACCATGAGCAAAACGCCTCGACCTCGACCGTGCGGCTTGCCGGTTCGTCGGGCGCCAATCCGTTCGCCTGCATCGCCGCCGGCATTGCCTGCCTGTGGGGCCCGGCGCATGGCGGCGCCAATGAAGCCGCGCTCAACATGCTGCGCGAGATCGGCACGGTCGACCGGATTCCGGAATATATCGCCCGCGCCAAGGACAAGAACGATCCGTTTCGCCTGATGGGCTTCGGCCACCGCGTGTACAAGAATTACGATCCGCGCGCGACCGTGATGCAGGAGACGGTACGCGAGGTCCTCGGCGAACTCGGCGTCACCGACCCCGTGTTCGACGTCGCGCTGAAGCTTGAAGAGATGGCGCTCAACGACCCATATTTCATCGAGAAAAAGCTGTTCCCCAACGTCGATTTCTATTCCGGCGTGATCCTGTCGGCGATCGGTTTTCCGACGACGATGTTCACCGCCCTGTTCGCGCTTGCCCGCACCGTCGGCTGGGTCGCGCAGTGGAATGAGATGATCGCCGATCCGGAACAGAAGATCGGCCGCCCGCGTCAGCTTTACACTGGTCCGACGCAGCGTGACTACGTCACCGTGGACAAGCGTTGA
- a CDS encoding DUF1467 family protein, with amino-acid sequence MRWTSALAIYFLFWAFSVFFVLPFGVRTSDEAGVARVPGQAESAPHTFQAGKVALRVTIVATILFGLFMLNYHFGWVTPNTVDLFDRLGNEGA; translated from the coding sequence ATGCGGTGGACCTCGGCTCTCGCCATCTATTTCCTGTTCTGGGCCTTTTCGGTGTTCTTCGTGCTGCCCTTTGGGGTGCGCACGTCGGACGAGGCAGGGGTGGCGCGCGTGCCGGGTCAGGCCGAGAGTGCGCCGCATACCTTCCAGGCCGGCAAGGTCGCGCTCCGCGTGACCATCGTTGCCACGATCCTGTTCGGGCTGTTCATGCTCAACTATCATTTCGGATGGGTCACGCCGAACACTGTCGACCTGTTCGACAGGCTGGGCAACGAGGGGGCATAG
- a CDS encoding Hpt domain-containing protein gives MAYDPGAIDATLAAAVGDEPALIAELREAFLDSVQRGLDGLERARDAEGWQAAAWRLKGLAASFGAIRLMAIATEAATVPPHDVVLLRKLRRAVERL, from the coding sequence ATGGCGTATGATCCTGGTGCAATCGATGCGACGCTGGCGGCAGCGGTGGGTGACGAACCTGCCCTGATTGCCGAGCTGCGTGAGGCGTTTCTCGACAGCGTGCAGCGCGGGCTGGACGGCCTGGAGCGTGCGCGCGATGCGGAAGGGTGGCAAGCGGCGGCCTGGCGGCTGAAGGGCTTGGCGGCAAGCTTTGGCGCGATCCGGCTGATGGCGATCGCCACTGAAGCCGCGACCGTTCCGCCACATGATGTCGTCCTGTTGCGCAAGCTGCGCCGCGCGGTCGAGCGGCTCTGA